The Panicum virgatum strain AP13 chromosome 5K, P.virgatum_v5, whole genome shotgun sequence genome has a window encoding:
- the LOC120707093 gene encoding MDIS1-interacting receptor like kinase 2-like, which translates to MVNHVQLHSPLLLSCICISLLLCAAVPAVAAGGGGQREAGALLKWKATLAAGADRYLSSWSSASDATSPCNWEFIACNSAGDVTELRISGVSLNGSLAGLDLSAFTRLETLTLVQNDLYGTIPEAIGNLTSLVSLVIQHNQGLKGPIPRSIGQLKQLASLKLQTLGLDGAIPSEIGNLTGLKEVYLDGNTLTGSIPPAVGKLQRLTSLYLNLNSLAGTVPAEIGNITELRIMNLAGNRLEGELGGYLAQLRKLSALLVANNQLGGDITPCLSNRSSLIEVDIAGNDFSKISAQAICTGGTLLHFLANSNRLSNLRDLNFQNCTSLRYIDLAANGILAGTEEWLGTLPKSLEHIYFAQNQLYGTLPLQLGEFGKLSALGLAENRISGQIPQVLGNMTSLTNLNLGHNILSGAIPPELGSLYQILQLNLSFNHLSGPLPLTLRNLSKLFSLDLSNCSLTGQTYDFLTTNQSTFSFPEIEILALSSNDITSAMPTLLCNANFLKILDLSNNALHGDLPNCLWDLPSLLFMDLSSNSFSSVATSSRSSSTTLQSLHLANNHFEGNVPSIIKNCYKLITLDLGGNNFTGEIPGWMAESMPQLRFLRLSSNMFSGNIPQQIFQFTQLQLLDLSHNKLIGPIPADFANFTSMTRQQEHGEIVYFFAYSEQLQLVWKNENYVYSKTITFIMGIDLLCNLLSQTIPEGLTNLRGLRYLNLSRNHLSGDIPKDIGNLALLESLDLSWNQLEGEIPPGFADLKALSTLNLSNNGLSGRIPAGSQLQTLVDPSIYGNNLGLCGFPLKECANAATRSNEKSQDDDREELWLYCFVVAGFIFGFWLSWCLICNRTWRYALYHYVNNVLQKVAKEVQCYF; encoded by the coding sequence ATGGTGAATCACGTCCAACTCCACAGCCCCCTGCTACTCTCCTGCATCTGCATCTCTCTCCTACTCTGTGCCGCGGTCCCGGCGGTTGCTGCTGGCGGTGGCGGACAGCGCGAGGCGGGAGCGCTGCTGAAATGGAAAGCGACCTTGGCCGCCGGTGCCGACCGGTACCTTAGCTcgtggtcctcggcgtccgaCGCCACCAGCCCATGCAACTGGGAGTTCATCGCCTGCAACTCCGCCGGCGACGTGACGGAGCTCCGCATTAGCGGCGTGAGTCTCAACGGGAGCCTCGCCGGCCTGGACTTGTCGGCTTTCACGCGTCTGGAGACCCTTACCCTGGTGCAGAATGACCTGTATGGTACCATTCCGGAGGCGATCGGCAACCTGACGAGCTTGGTTTCATTGGTGATCCAGCACAACCAGGGTCTCAAAGGGCCGATTCCACGCAGCATAGGACAGCTGAAGCAGCTCGCCTCGCTGAAGCTGCAGACTCTGGGGCTCGATGGTGCCATCCCCAGCGAGATTGGTAACCTGACAGGCTTGAAAGAAGTGTACCTCGACGGCAACACTCTGACGGGCTCAATCCCACCTGCAGTTGGGAAGCTCCAGAGGCTCACCTCGCTTTATCTGAATTTGAACAGTTTGGCAGGGACCGTCCCAGCAGAGATCGGCAACATCACGGAGCTGCGGATCATGAACTTGGCGGGCAACCGTTTGGAAGGCGAGCTGGGAGGCTATCTCGCTCAGCTTCGGAAACTGTCAGCGTTGCTCGTGGCAAACAATCAACTAGGAGGCGACATCACCCCATGTCTCAGCAACAGGAGCAGCCTGATTGAGGTCGACATTGCCGGCAACGATTTCTCCAAGATATCTGCGCAGGCCATCTGCACAGGAGGAACACTGCTACATTTCTTGGCCAACAGCAATCGGCTTTCGAACCTACGTGATCTCAACTTTCAGAACTGCACGTCCTTGAGGTACATTGATTTGGCAGCAAACGGTATTCTCGCAGGCACTGAGGAGTGGCTTGGTACGCTCCCTAAAAGTCTTGAACATATATATTTTGCCCAAAATCAACTGTACGGGACACTTCCACTACAGTTGGGCGAGTTTGGGAAACTCTCAGCTCTCGGACTAGCTGAAAACAGAATTTCTGGTCAGATACCTCAGGTTCTTGGAAATATGACTAGCTTGACGAATCTCAACCTGGGGCATAATATACTCTCAGGTGCGATCCCTCCAGAACTTGGGTCACTGTATCAAATTCTTCAGCTAAATTTGAGTTTCAATCATTTGTCAGGTCCATTGCCTCTAACTTTAAGGAACCTTTCCAAACTTTTCTCACTTGACTTGTCAAATTGTAGCCTAACTGGACAAACATATGACTTTCTTACTACTAACCAGTCCACTTTTTCGTTCCCCGAAATTGAGATCCTTGCCCTTTCCTCTAACGACATTACCAGCGCCATGCCGACATTACTTTGTAATGCTAACTTCCTAAAGATCCTGGACCTGTCAAATAATGCCTTACATGGAGATCTCCCAAATTGTTTGTGGGACTTGCCGTCTTTACTATTCATGGATCTGTCCAGCAATTCTTTCAGCAGTGTAGCTACGTCCTCCAGGTCATCTAGCACCACGCTTCAATCTCTACACCTAGCCAACAACCATTTCGAAGGTAATGTTCCCTCTATCATTAAAAATTGTTACAAGCTCATAACCCTGGATCTTGGAGGCAACAATTTCACGGGCGAAATACCTGGTTGGATGGCCGAAAGCATGCCACAACTCAGATTTCTTCGCTTGTCATCAAACATGTTCAGTGGAAATATACCCCAGCAGATTTTTCAGTTTACCCAACTTCAACTATTAGACTTGTCACACAACAAGCTCATTGGTCCCATACCTGCTGACTTTGCAAATTTTACTAGCATGACACGACAACAGGAACATGGGGAGATCGTATATTTCTTTGCGTACTCCGAGCAACTTCAGCTAGTCTGGAAGAATGAGAATTATGTGTACAGCAAGACGATAACATTCATTATGGGTATTGACTTGTTGTGTAATTTGCTTTCGCAAACGATTCCTGAAGGGCTCACAAACCTCCGTGGACTCAGGTACTTAAACTTGTCAAGAAATCACCTTTCAGGTGATATCCCCAAAGACATTGGAAACTTGGCGCTGCTAGAATCGCTGGACTTGTCATGGAATCAGCTGGAAGGGGAGATTCCTCCAGGCTTTGCAGATTTGAAAGCTCTAAGCACTCTGAACCTTTCAAACAATGGTCTGTCAGGAAGGATACCGGCAGGTAGTCAGCTGCAGACACTAGTTGATCCATCAATCTACGGCAACAACCTGGGGCTATGTGGTTTTCCTTTGAAAGAATGTGCAAATGCTGCTACGCGCAGTAATGAAAAAAGCCAGGATGATGACAGAGAGGAGCTGTGGTTATATTGCTTTGTGGTTGCTGGATTTATCTTTGGATTTTGGCTCTCCTGGTGTCTTATTTGCAACAGAACATGGAGGTATGCACTCTATCACTACGTCAACAACGTGCTACAGAAGGTTGCAAAGGAGGTTCAATGTTATTTCTGA